Proteins from a genomic interval of Croceicoccus naphthovorans:
- the ppdK gene encoding pyruvate, phosphate dikinase, with product MTQYVYTFGGDAVSDDPRAKDKTITGGKGANLAEMASIGLPVPPGFTITTEMCVKYLAEGANFDDALRAEVASALGHIEQTVGKKFGDPADPLLVSVRSGARVSMPGMMDTVLNLGLNDDTVQGLSTVSGDERFAWDSYRRFIQMYSDVVLGLDHGLFEEALEIAKEDKGYYNDVELTAEDWKALVAEFKAIAARELGHPFPQDPSEQLWGAIEAVFASWDSDRAKVYRRLNDIPGGWGTAVNVQAMVFGNMGDTSATGVAFTRDPATGERAYYGEYLINAQGEDVVAGIRTPQYLTKAARDAAGAQAPSMEEAMPDAYGQLARVFDLLENHYRDMQDIEFTVQQGTLWMLQTRSGKRTAKAALKMAVDMVGEGLIDEATAISRIDPMALDQLLHPTLDPEADRKVLTVGLPASPGAASGKVVFDADTAETWAERGEAVILVRVETSPEDIHGMHAAKGILTARGGMTSHAAVVARGMGRPCVSGASALSIDRKSKVGRIGGTEIKEGDVLTLDGSTGEVMLGAVPTIEPELVGDFATLMEWADAKRRMKVRTNAETPADCKMARQFGAEGIGLCRTEHMFFDAGRISSVRQMILAEDKKGRETALAKLLPEQRSDFKAIFTEMAGLPVTIRLLDPPLHEFLPQGDAEFEELAEITGYGIDHLRRRADELHEFNPMLGHRGCRLGITFPEIYEMQAQAIFEAAIEVAVESGEAPVPEIMIPLVATKRELEILKALVDKIAGEVFDAKGKTLEYLVGTMIELPRAALMAGEIAEEGAFFSFGTNDLTQTTLGVSRDDAARFLNPYVEQGIYPRDPFVSLDIEGVGQLVELGAERGRATRPDIKLGICGEHGGDPASIAFCEKVGLDYVSASPYRVPIARLAAAQAALKA from the coding sequence ATGACGCAGTATGTCTACACCTTTGGCGGAGATGCGGTCTCGGACGATCCGCGCGCCAAGGACAAGACGATCACGGGTGGTAAGGGCGCGAATCTGGCAGAGATGGCCTCTATCGGCCTCCCGGTGCCTCCCGGCTTTACGATCACGACCGAAATGTGCGTCAAATACCTGGCGGAGGGCGCGAACTTCGACGATGCCCTGCGTGCCGAGGTTGCCTCTGCGCTGGGCCATATCGAACAGACCGTCGGCAAAAAGTTCGGCGATCCCGCCGATCCGTTGCTGGTTTCGGTCCGTTCGGGCGCGCGCGTTTCCATGCCCGGCATGATGGACACCGTCCTCAACCTTGGCCTGAACGACGATACGGTGCAGGGCCTCTCCACCGTTTCGGGTGACGAACGGTTTGCGTGGGATTCGTACCGGCGCTTCATCCAGATGTATTCCGATGTTGTCCTCGGCCTCGACCACGGCTTGTTCGAGGAAGCTCTTGAAATCGCCAAGGAAGACAAGGGCTATTACAACGACGTCGAACTGACGGCCGAGGACTGGAAGGCGCTTGTCGCCGAGTTCAAGGCGATTGCGGCGCGTGAACTGGGCCACCCGTTCCCGCAAGACCCCAGCGAGCAGCTGTGGGGTGCGATCGAGGCTGTGTTCGCAAGCTGGGATTCAGACCGCGCGAAGGTCTATCGCCGGTTGAACGACATTCCCGGTGGATGGGGCACGGCGGTCAACGTTCAGGCGATGGTCTTCGGCAACATGGGCGACACCAGTGCGACCGGCGTTGCCTTTACCCGCGACCCGGCGACGGGCGAGCGCGCTTATTACGGCGAATACCTGATCAACGCGCAGGGCGAAGACGTCGTCGCCGGCATCCGTACGCCGCAATACCTGACCAAGGCCGCGCGCGATGCGGCGGGCGCTCAGGCCCCGTCGATGGAAGAGGCGATGCCCGATGCCTATGGCCAGCTGGCGCGCGTGTTCGACCTGCTCGAAAACCACTACCGCGACATGCAGGACATCGAGTTCACCGTTCAGCAGGGCACGCTGTGGATGCTGCAGACCCGCAGCGGCAAGCGCACGGCCAAGGCCGCGCTGAAGATGGCGGTCGACATGGTGGGCGAAGGCCTGATCGACGAGGCGACCGCGATCTCGCGCATCGATCCGATGGCGCTGGATCAGTTGCTGCACCCGACGCTGGACCCCGAGGCGGACCGTAAAGTGCTAACCGTGGGTCTGCCCGCTTCGCCGGGCGCGGCTTCGGGCAAGGTCGTGTTCGATGCCGATACGGCGGAAACATGGGCCGAGCGGGGAGAGGCGGTGATCCTCGTCCGCGTGGAAACCAGCCCAGAAGACATTCACGGCATGCACGCGGCTAAGGGGATCCTGACCGCGCGCGGCGGCATGACCAGCCATGCGGCGGTGGTCGCGCGCGGCATGGGCCGTCCCTGCGTTTCGGGTGCTTCTGCGCTGTCCATCGACCGCAAGTCGAAAGTTGGCCGCATCGGTGGCACCGAGATCAAGGAAGGCGATGTCCTGACCCTCGACGGTTCGACGGGCGAGGTCATGCTGGGTGCAGTGCCGACGATCGAGCCGGAGCTGGTCGGCGACTTCGCGACGCTGATGGAATGGGCCGATGCGAAGCGCCGCATGAAAGTGCGCACGAACGCCGAAACGCCCGCCGACTGCAAAATGGCGCGCCAGTTCGGGGCCGAGGGAATCGGGCTGTGCCGTACCGAGCATATGTTCTTCGACGCGGGCCGCATTTCCAGCGTGCGCCAGATGATCCTGGCCGAAGACAAGAAGGGCCGGGAAACCGCGCTGGCCAAGCTGCTTCCTGAACAGCGCAGCGATTTCAAGGCGATCTTCACAGAGATGGCGGGCCTGCCGGTCACAATTCGCCTGCTCGACCCGCCGCTCCACGAATTCCTGCCGCAGGGCGATGCCGAGTTTGAGGAACTGGCCGAAATCACCGGTTACGGCATCGACCACTTGCGCCGCCGCGCGGACGAACTGCACGAATTCAACCCGATGCTCGGCCATCGTGGCTGCCGCCTTGGCATCACGTTCCCCGAAATCTACGAGATGCAGGCACAGGCGATTTTCGAAGCGGCCATTGAGGTTGCGGTGGAGAGCGGCGAAGCGCCGGTGCCCGAAATCATGATCCCGCTGGTCGCCACCAAGCGCGAGCTGGAGATTCTGAAGGCGTTGGTCGACAAGATTGCGGGTGAAGTGTTCGACGCCAAGGGCAAAACGCTGGAATACCTTGTCGGCACAATGATCGAACTGCCGCGCGCGGCGCTGATGGCGGGTGAGATTGCCGAGGAGGGCGCGTTTTTCTCGTTCGGCACGAACGATCTGACGCAGACGACGCTGGGTGTTTCGCGCGACGATGCGGCCCGCTTCCTGAACCCCTATGTCGAGCAGGGCATCTACCCGCGCGATCCCTTCGTCAGCCTTGACATCGAAGGCGTGGGCCAACTGGTCGAACTGGGTGCAGAGCGCGGCCGTGCGACGCGGCCCGACATCAAGCTGGGCATC
- the glyS gene encoding glycine--tRNA ligase subunit beta, translating into MSGQLASGATEQNADFLLELRCEEIPARMQAGARADLERLFRDQMTAAGVEHGDLIVWSTPRRLALIAQNMPGRTEAVSEEAKGPPEGAPDQAVDGFCKKNGVTRDQLEVRDVKGRATYFAVKNVPGRDVKDVLAEAIPAIVRTFPWPKSMRWGAPSISTESTRWVRPLSGIVAMLGDDLVECSVGDVTSGTTTLGHRFHHDGPVSVDPAGYDDQLLAAKVIVSHEEREAMIRSTAAKIAADAGLELVRDEGLVIENAGLTEWPVPLLGRFDEAFLDVPPEVIQLTARVNQKYFVCEDGRGKLANAFVCTANIAADDPSVVVEGNRKVLAARLSDARFFWELDQKTPLRDHAKKLERITFHERLGTVAEKVRRVAKLSDWLVFDAKAPNGDHKLARQAAELCKADLVTEMVGEFPELQGVMGGYYARAEGLPDEVADAIRDHYKPAGQNDEVPTAPTTVAVALADRLDNLLSFFKIGILPTGSKDPFALRRAALGYLRLVQANGLELELDTVVHAWDGHRNPALADKVTEFLLDRLAVQLKDEGVRHDYIAASREWRGRVDYRVDRVESRARSLAQFLATDDGTNLLAGYKRAANILKKEGFEGTDRIARTGEEDPLAMVDDPDVGSIVAERGKVASYDREPAEQTLVDALDRAEPSALSAVGNEDFAAAMTALASLRAPIDAFFDDVTVNDADPKKRTTRLALLARFVAAVHKVADFSRIEG; encoded by the coding sequence ATGAGCGGCCAGCTTGCCTCTGGCGCGACCGAACAAAACGCGGATTTCCTGCTCGAGCTCCGCTGTGAGGAAATTCCCGCCCGCATGCAGGCCGGTGCTCGCGCCGATCTGGAACGGCTGTTCCGCGACCAGATGACCGCTGCCGGGGTCGAACATGGCGACCTGATTGTCTGGTCCACCCCGCGCCGCCTTGCCCTGATCGCGCAGAATATGCCCGGGCGGACAGAGGCCGTCAGCGAAGAGGCCAAGGGCCCGCCCGAAGGCGCGCCGGATCAGGCCGTCGACGGGTTCTGCAAGAAGAACGGCGTCACGCGTGACCAGTTGGAAGTGCGCGACGTGAAGGGCCGCGCGACGTACTTCGCGGTAAAGAACGTGCCGGGCCGCGATGTGAAGGATGTTCTGGCCGAGGCGATCCCCGCCATCGTCCGCACCTTTCCGTGGCCAAAGTCGATGCGCTGGGGCGCGCCCTCGATCAGTACGGAGAGCACGCGATGGGTCCGTCCGCTATCGGGCATCGTCGCAATGCTGGGCGATGATCTGGTCGAATGCTCGGTCGGCGATGTTACCAGCGGCACGACGACGCTGGGCCATCGGTTTCATCACGATGGGCCGGTTTCGGTAGATCCGGCTGGCTATGACGACCAGTTGCTGGCTGCCAAAGTCATCGTCAGCCACGAAGAGCGTGAGGCAATGATCCGCTCCACCGCTGCCAAGATCGCGGCGGACGCGGGGTTGGAATTGGTCCGCGACGAGGGGCTGGTGATCGAGAACGCGGGCCTGACCGAATGGCCGGTGCCGCTGCTGGGCCGGTTTGACGAGGCGTTCCTCGACGTGCCGCCCGAAGTGATCCAGCTGACCGCGCGCGTGAATCAGAAATATTTTGTTTGCGAGGATGGACGGGGCAAGCTGGCCAACGCGTTCGTCTGCACGGCGAACATCGCCGCCGACGATCCGTCGGTCGTTGTCGAGGGCAACCGCAAGGTCCTCGCTGCCCGCTTGTCCGATGCGCGGTTCTTCTGGGAACTGGACCAGAAGACGCCGCTCAGGGACCACGCGAAAAAGCTGGAGCGGATTACGTTTCACGAACGGCTCGGCACCGTGGCCGAGAAGGTTCGGCGCGTGGCGAAGCTCTCTGACTGGCTGGTGTTCGACGCCAAGGCCCCGAACGGCGATCACAAACTGGCACGTCAGGCGGCAGAACTGTGCAAGGCGGACCTCGTCACGGAAATGGTCGGCGAGTTTCCCGAATTGCAGGGCGTGATGGGCGGCTACTACGCTCGTGCCGAGGGCTTGCCCGACGAAGTGGCTGACGCGATCCGCGATCATTACAAGCCGGCGGGGCAGAACGACGAAGTACCGACCGCGCCGACGACTGTTGCCGTGGCGCTGGCGGATCGGCTGGACAACCTCCTCAGCTTCTTCAAGATCGGCATTTTGCCCACCGGCTCGAAGGACCCGTTTGCGCTGCGCCGCGCGGCGCTGGGCTACTTGCGGCTGGTGCAAGCGAACGGGCTGGAACTGGAGCTTGACACCGTGGTCCACGCGTGGGACGGACATCGTAATCCGGCTCTGGCTGACAAGGTGACGGAATTTCTGCTGGACCGGCTTGCCGTACAGTTGAAAGACGAAGGCGTCCGCCACGACTATATCGCGGCATCGCGCGAATGGCGCGGGCGGGTGGATTATCGCGTGGACCGGGTTGAATCCCGTGCGCGTTCGTTGGCGCAGTTCCTTGCCACCGACGACGGCACAAACCTGCTCGCCGGGTACAAGCGCGCCGCCAACATCCTGAAGAAGGAAGGCTTCGAGGGCACAGACCGGATTGCCCGCACGGGTGAGGAAGACCCGCTGGCGATGGTCGACGATCCCGATGTCGGGTCGATCGTGGCCGAACGCGGCAAGGTCGCCAGTTACGACCGCGAACCGGCGGAACAGACGCTGGTCGATGCGCTGGACCGGGCCGAACCGTCGGCTTTGTCCGCCGTCGGTAACGAGGACTTTGCCGCCGCGATGACCGCGCTCGCCTCGCTGCGCGCGCCGATCGACGCGTTCTTCGACGACGTCACCGTCAATGACGCCGATCCGAAAAAACGCACTACGCGTCTCGCGCTTTTGGCGCGCTTCGTTGCTGCGGTGCACAAGGTTGCCGACTTTTCCCGGATCGAGGGCTGA
- a CDS encoding glycine--tRNA ligase subunit alpha, which produces MKADTVTRDPTRSFQDMILALHDFWSAKGCLILQPYDMRMGAGTFHPATTLRALGPEPWNAAFVQPCRRPTDGRYGENPNRLQHYYQYQVILKPSPPEIQDWYLESLRVIGIDPLKHDIRFVEDDWESPTLGAWGLGWEVWCDGMEVTQFTYFQQMGGFDCKPVAGELTYGLERLAMYIQGVDNVYDLAFNRASSSEGVGQTNIQGVSYGDVFLENEKQMSAWNFEVADTEALFDLFRKAAAECKLCLDRGLPIPAYEQAIEASHVFNLLQARGVISVQERASYMAQVRDLARGSCEAYMAKNTDQWAAAYPEWAA; this is translated from the coding sequence ATGAAAGCTGACACCGTGACACGCGATCCGACACGATCCTTTCAGGACATGATCCTCGCCCTCCACGATTTCTGGAGCGCCAAGGGCTGCCTCATCCTGCAACCTTATGACATGCGGATGGGCGCGGGCACGTTTCACCCGGCGACGACGCTGCGCGCGCTGGGGCCGGAGCCGTGGAACGCCGCCTTCGTGCAGCCCTGCCGCCGCCCGACCGATGGGCGCTATGGCGAGAACCCGAACCGGCTGCAGCACTATTACCAGTATCAGGTGATCCTGAAGCCAAGCCCGCCCGAGATTCAGGACTGGTATCTGGAATCCTTGCGCGTCATCGGCATCGACCCGCTGAAGCACGACATCCGTTTCGTCGAGGACGATTGGGAAAGCCCGACGCTGGGCGCATGGGGCCTTGGCTGGGAAGTCTGGTGCGACGGGATGGAAGTCACCCAGTTCACTTATTTCCAGCAGATGGGCGGCTTCGACTGCAAGCCGGTTGCGGGCGAACTGACTTACGGGCTCGAGCGTCTGGCCATGTATATTCAGGGCGTGGACAACGTCTACGACCTTGCCTTCAACCGGGCCTCAAGTAGCGAAGGGGTAGGCCAGACGAATATTCAGGGCGTATCCTACGGCGACGTGTTTCTTGAGAACGAAAAGCAGATGTCTGCATGGAATTTCGAAGTGGCCGACACAGAAGCGCTGTTCGACCTGTTCCGCAAGGCCGCTGCCGAGTGCAAGCTGTGCCTTGACCGGGGCCTGCCGATCCCTGCCTACGAACAGGCGATCGAGGCGAGCCACGTGTTCAACCTTTTGCAGGCGCGCGGCGTGATCAGCGTGCAGGAACGCGCCAGTTATATGGCGCAAGTCCGCGACCTCGCGCGCGGATCGTGTGAGGCCTATATGGCGAAGAACACCGACCAGTGGGCCGCAGCTTATCCGGAGTGGGCGGCATGA
- a CDS encoding helix-turn-helix transcriptional regulator, whose amino-acid sequence MNNRLRVLRAERQWSQAELAVRLDVSRQAVNAIETGKHDPSLPLAFRIARLFELSIEEIFDDSQS is encoded by the coding sequence ATGAACAACCGCCTCAGGGTACTCCGCGCCGAACGGCAGTGGAGCCAAGCCGAACTGGCCGTTCGGCTCGACGTATCACGACAGGCCGTGAACGCGATCGAGACCGGCAAGCATGACCCTTCGCTTCCCCTCGCCTTTCGCATAGCCCGCCTTTTTGAACTCTCGATCGAGGAAATTTTCGATGACAGCCAATCCTGA
- a CDS encoding TraB/GumN family protein, whose protein sequence is MNFKSITRRLAPFAALLGLGSPAIAEEAAFDRADADPALWVLADDDTKIYLFGTMHALKPDLVWFDDAVSEAFAESDQLVLEILDPDESQIGPFLAKSAMAPQGEGLSTILTEDQYGRFEKATASLGIPAQALEQMRPWFAGVTLAAAPLAKMGYSPESGAEKILSAAAAEKGMTIAGLETFEQQMGFFSDLSKEDQVAFLMSGVDELPNMEQTFTDMEKAWATGDTAATAKLLNEGMEETPTLYNVLLANRNKAWAEWIGQRMETPGTVFIAVGAGHLAGDDSVQALLAGKGLNATRVEY, encoded by the coding sequence ATGAACTTCAAGTCGATTACCCGCCGTCTCGCCCCCTTTGCCGCGCTGCTGGGCCTTGGCTCTCCGGCGATCGCCGAAGAGGCCGCGTTCGACCGCGCCGATGCCGATCCCGCGCTTTGGGTGCTGGCCGATGACGATACCAAGATTTATCTGTTCGGCACGATGCACGCCTTGAAGCCCGACCTTGTCTGGTTCGACGATGCCGTTTCCGAAGCCTTTGCCGAATCCGATCAGCTGGTGCTGGAAATTCTCGACCCCGACGAATCGCAGATCGGCCCGTTCCTCGCCAAGTCGGCGATGGCGCCGCAGGGCGAAGGGCTTTCGACCATCCTGACCGAGGACCAGTACGGCCGCTTTGAGAAGGCGACCGCCAGCCTTGGCATCCCGGCGCAGGCGCTGGAACAGATGCGCCCGTGGTTCGCCGGGGTCACGCTGGCCGCCGCGCCGCTGGCCAAGATGGGGTATTCGCCCGAATCCGGTGCGGAAAAAATCCTGTCCGCCGCCGCTGCCGAAAAGGGAATGACGATTGCCGGGCTGGAAACGTTCGAGCAGCAGATGGGCTTTTTCTCTGACCTTTCGAAGGAAGACCAGGTCGCGTTCCTGATGTCGGGCGTGGATGAACTGCCCAACATGGAACAGACGTTCACCGACATGGAAAAGGCGTGGGCCACGGGCGATACCGCCGCCACCGCTAAGTTGTTGAACGAAGGCATGGAAGAAACGCCGACGCTGTATAACGTGCTGCTCGCCAACCGGAACAAGGCTTGGGCCGAATGGATCGGTCAGCGCATGGAAACGCCGGGTACCGTGTTCATCGCGGTTGGCGCAGGCCACCTTGCCGGTGACGACAGCGTCCAGGCGCTGCTGGCAGGCAAGGGCCTGAACGCCACCCGCGTCGAGTACTGA
- a CDS encoding TraB/GumN family protein, producing the protein MPNRLLPLLVAPLLLLLAACGSTAEPALWRVDRADASDGAEPAGWLFGTIHALPRGVNWHGAALDRAQADAGVLMVEIRNLDRAKTQEIFQRLAVDPTLPPIAERVSPTYRDDLSEVMDEAGADPDQFHYIETWAAALTLSSMLQSQSRLDPNAGVDQALVAEWQDRRIVGFETAEEQIRIFDQLSGDEQQALLESLVSQADEMEPEALSNAWIAGDADKLAGMMDMGLGSSPDLRAALLTRRNERWIGRLLTELDAGNRPFVAVGAGHIGGPDGLIALLAKRGYKATRIQ; encoded by the coding sequence ATGCCTAACCGCCTGCTCCCGCTGCTTGTCGCGCCCCTGCTGCTCTTGCTGGCAGCGTGCGGCAGCACCGCGGAGCCGGCGCTTTGGCGGGTGGACCGGGCCGATGCGTCCGATGGGGCCGAACCTGCCGGATGGCTGTTCGGCACGATCCATGCCCTCCCCCGCGGCGTCAACTGGCACGGTGCGGCGCTGGATCGGGCGCAGGCTGATGCCGGGGTGCTGATGGTGGAAATCCGCAACCTCGATCGCGCCAAGACGCAGGAAATCTTCCAGAGGCTGGCCGTCGACCCCACCCTGCCCCCGATTGCCGAGCGGGTATCACCCACCTATCGCGACGATCTTTCCGAGGTGATGGACGAAGCCGGCGCCGATCCCGACCAGTTTCATTACATAGAGACATGGGCCGCCGCCCTAACCCTTTCCAGCATGTTGCAATCGCAGTCCCGGCTCGACCCGAATGCCGGGGTCGATCAGGCGCTTGTCGCCGAATGGCAAGACCGCCGCATCGTCGGTTTCGAAACTGCGGAGGAACAGATCCGCATCTTCGACCAGTTGAGCGGCGACGAGCAGCAGGCCTTGCTCGAATCGCTGGTTTCACAGGCGGACGAGATGGAGCCCGAAGCGCTGTCCAACGCGTGGATCGCAGGCGATGCGGATAAGCTGGCAGGCATGATGGACATGGGGCTCGGCTCCTCGCCCGATTTGCGCGCCGCATTGCTGACCCGCCGGAACGAGCGTTGGATCGGCCGGCTTCTGACCGAACTGGACGCGGGCAATCGCCCTTTCGTCGCCGTCGGCGCTGGGCATATCGGCGGGCCGGACGGGTTGATCGCCTTGCTTGCAAAGCGCGGCTATAAGGCCACGCGCATCCAGTAA
- a CDS encoding 50S ribosomal protein L25/general stress protein Ctc, which translates to MSDQLTLTAEARDRAGKGASRALRREGRVPAVIYGGKEEPQTIHVEERALVKLLNTGHFSNSIIMVEIGGKEVRTLPKDVAFHPVSDRPTHVDFLRLSKNAKVEVSVPVVFINEEAAPGLKKGGVLNIVRHDLELVCENDKIPSEIEIDVTGKDVGDSIHISEVNLPEGSESAITDRDFTIATLVAPSALKKAEGAAAAEGEEGEATEEEGGED; encoded by the coding sequence ATGAGCGATCAGCTTACCCTGACGGCCGAGGCGCGCGATCGGGCAGGCAAGGGAGCCTCCCGTGCACTGCGTCGTGAAGGTCGTGTCCCCGCCGTCATCTATGGCGGCAAGGAAGAACCCCAGACGATCCACGTTGAAGAGCGTGCTCTTGTCAAGCTGCTGAACACCGGCCACTTCTCCAACTCGATCATCATGGTCGAGATTGGCGGCAAGGAAGTTCGCACCCTTCCCAAGGACGTCGCGTTCCACCCGGTTTCCGATCGTCCGACTCACGTCGATTTCCTGCGTCTGTCGAAGAACGCCAAGGTCGAAGTTTCCGTGCCGGTCGTGTTCATCAATGAAGAAGCCGCCCCCGGCCTCAAGAAGGGCGGCGTGCTCAACATCGTCCGCCACGATCTGGAGCTGGTCTGTGAAAACGACAAGATCCCGAGCGAGATCGAGATCGATGTCACCGGCAAGGATGTTGGCGATTCGATCCACATCAGCGAAGTAAATCTTCCCGAGGGTAGCGAGAGCGCGATCACCGATCGCGACTTCACCATCGCCACGCTGGTCGCTCCGTCGGCGCTGAAAAAGGCCGAGGGCGCTGCCGCGGCCGAAGGCGAAGAAGGCGAAGCGACCGAGGAAGAAGGCGGCGAGGACTGA
- the pth gene encoding aminoacyl-tRNA hydrolase produces MQLWVGLGNPGAKYALNRHNIGFMAMDTIAEVHGFGPVQKKFSGWLQEGRIGTNKVLLLKPATFMNDSGVSVQEAMRFYKLSIDALTVFHDELDLAPFKVKVRMGGGLAGHNGLRSIDKHLSSIGSPDFRRVRIGIGHPGSKDRVTGHVLGNYAKAEMDDLVAMLGGIAAEAEWLAKGDDARFMSDLALRLQD; encoded by the coding sequence ATGCAGCTTTGGGTCGGCCTTGGGAATCCGGGCGCGAAATACGCGCTCAACCGTCACAACATCGGGTTCATGGCGATGGACACGATTGCCGAGGTGCACGGGTTCGGCCCGGTGCAAAAGAAGTTTTCCGGCTGGTTGCAGGAAGGCCGCATCGGCACGAACAAGGTTCTGCTGCTCAAACCCGCGACGTTCATGAACGACAGCGGCGTTTCAGTGCAGGAAGCGATGCGGTTCTACAAATTGAGCATCGACGCGCTGACCGTGTTTCATGACGAGCTGGACCTTGCCCCCTTCAAGGTAAAGGTCCGCATGGGTGGCGGACTGGCCGGACACAACGGACTGCGATCGATCGACAAGCACTTGTCCAGCATCGGGAGTCCCGACTTCCGCCGCGTCCGCATCGGTATCGGCCACCCCGGATCGAAGGACCGGGTAACCGGCCACGTCCTTGGCAACTATGCAAAGGCCGAGATGGACGACCTTGTCGCCATGCTAGGCGGCATCGCGGCAGAGGCGGAGTGGCTGGCCAAGGGCGACGATGCCCGGTTCATGAGCGATCTTGCGCTGCGCTTGCAGGATTAG
- a CDS encoding sulfotransferase codes for MRRSASGSGPSFLGVGPEKTGTTWVHAQLSEPSDVWLPPEKELRYFNMVREVPGDNWLQRFSVMNDPRRSRYRAYLRRRIKHWLTHPLYPIRDTRQFRWDCDFVFREHDDDWYRTTFADRDEQVVGEVSPQYFFMTDEMVAHAASVAPEARVLVTLRHPVDWIWSFARWFARLGYIANDEQAMWRFIEQQRGRSSFATALDRWRAYFPDRVQVMFFDDLVADPWDFYCRLCTWLEIEPDQSQKPLVSKVVNPGRANNLPEGWHARIFELWADDMAQLEDRVGPLPHGWRSR; via the coding sequence ATGCGTCGTTCTGCAAGCGGCTCAGGGCCGAGCTTCCTTGGCGTAGGCCCTGAAAAGACGGGGACGACATGGGTTCATGCCCAGCTCTCCGAACCTTCCGACGTATGGTTACCGCCGGAAAAAGAGCTGCGATACTTCAACATGGTCAGAGAGGTACCGGGCGACAACTGGCTTCAGCGGTTCTCGGTGATGAACGACCCGCGCCGATCACGCTATCGCGCCTACTTGCGTCGCCGCATCAAGCACTGGCTTACGCACCCGCTTTATCCCATACGGGATACGCGGCAGTTCCGCTGGGATTGTGATTTCGTATTTCGTGAGCACGATGACGACTGGTACCGCACGACATTTGCCGACCGCGACGAACAGGTCGTTGGTGAGGTTAGCCCCCAATACTTTTTCATGACCGACGAGATGGTCGCGCACGCAGCGAGCGTTGCGCCTGAGGCCCGGGTCCTCGTCACGCTACGGCATCCGGTCGACTGGATCTGGTCATTCGCGCGCTGGTTCGCGCGGCTTGGCTATATCGCGAATGACGAACAGGCGATGTGGCGGTTTATCGAGCAGCAACGGGGGCGTTCCTCGTTTGCGACCGCTCTGGACCGGTGGAGGGCCTATTTCCCGGACCGGGTGCAGGTGATGTTTTTCGACGATCTCGTTGCCGATCCATGGGATTTCTATTGCCGATTGTGCACGTGGCTGGAGATCGAGCCCGACCAGTCTCAAAAACCGCTGGTCTCTAAAGTCGTAAATCCCGGCCGCGCCAATAACCTGCCAGAGGGTTGGCATGCGCGAATTTTCGAGCTTTGGGCGGACGATATGGCGCAACTGGAAGACAGGGTCGGGCCTTTGCCGCATGGCTGGCGATCGCGTTGA